A genomic segment from Oncorhynchus clarkii lewisi isolate Uvic-CL-2024 chromosome 12, UVic_Ocla_1.0, whole genome shotgun sequence encodes:
- the LOC139422669 gene encoding one cut domain family member 2 isoform X2: MKTAYNAYRCLAKDLDAYAMNPEMTMDSIGNLHGGLSHDQDLMNSHSPHHNRNAGASLRLHQDLAAASSRSAMVSSMATILDGAGEYRPELSHPLHHAMSMPCDTSPPGMGMNGTYTTLTPLQPLPPISTVSDKFHHPHHHHHHHHHQRLSGNVSGSFTLMRDERGLPAMNNLYSHYHKDMTGMGQSLSPLASSPLGNGLGSLHNTQQNLHNYGTHGHDKMLSSNFDAHTAMLSRGDQHLSRGLGGPTAGMMPHLNGMHHTGHPGHSQSHGPVLASNRDRPPSSSGQPGNNSGQLEEINTKEVAQRITAELKRYSIPQAIFAQRVLCRSQGTLSDLLRNPKPWSKLKSGRETFRRMWKWLQEPEFQRMSALRLAGTSREHAMIGSNGMHCQTLTTLCTGTQNYV; the protein is encoded by the exons ATGAAGACTGCTTATAACGCCTATCGATGCCTGGCCAAGGATCTGGATGCCTACGCCATGAACCCAGAGATGACAATGGACAGCATTGGCAATCTGCATGGCGGACTGAGCCATGACCAGGACTTGATGAACAGCCACAGCCCCCATCACAACCGGAACGCGGGGGCTTCTTTGCGGTTACATCAGGATCTGGCTGCTGCGTCGTCGCGGTCCGCCATGGTGTCCAGCATGGCAACGATTCTGGACGGAGCCGGAGAGTACCGACCAGAATTATCGCATCCGCTCCATCACGCTATGAGCATGCCGTGTGATACATCCCCACCGGGGATGGGTATGAACGGCACATACACCACGTTAACTCCACTTCAACCGTTACCCCCCATTTCAACCGTTTCGGACAAATTCCACCATCcgcatcaccatcaccatcaccatcaccaccagcgTCTCTCTGGGAACGTAAGCGGGAGTTTCACGCTGATGCGGGACGAGAGGGGTTTACCAGCAATGAACAACCTCTACAGTCACTATCATAAGGACATGACCGGGATGGGTCAGAGTTTATCCCCCCTGGCCAGCAGCCCTCTTGGCAATGGCTTGGGTTCTCTTCATAATACACAGCAAAACCTCCATAACTATGGCACTCATGGGCACGACAAGATGCTAAGCTCCAACTTCGATGCCCACACTGCCATGCTGTCCAGGGGTGATCAACACCTCTCACGAGGCCTCGGTGGCCCCACGGCAGGTATGATGCCGCATTTGAACGGGATGCACCACACCGGGCACCCGGGCCACTCTCAATCCCACGGGCCTGTGTTGGCTTCCAACCGGGACAGACCGCCCTCCTCCTCGGGACAACCAGGTAACAACTCGGGGCAGCTTGAAGAGATCAACACCAAAGAAGTGGCGCAAAGGATCACAGCTGAACTGAAGCGGTATAGCATCCCCCAGGCTATATTCGCTCAGAGGGTGCTGTGTCGCTCGCAAGGCACCCTTTCAGACCTCTTAAGAAACCCCAAACCTTGGAGTAAACTTAAATCTGGAAGGGAGACCTTTCGAAGGATGTGGAAGTGGCTGCAGGAACCCGAGTTTCAGAGGATGTCAGCCCTACGGCTTGCAG GTACCAGTAGAGAGCACGCCATGATTGGGTCAAATGGGATGCATTGTCAGACACTGACAACATTGTGCACAGGGACCCAAAACTATG TCTAG
- the LOC139422669 gene encoding one cut domain family member 2 isoform X3 produces the protein MKTAYNAYRCLAKDLDAYAMNPEMTMDSIGNLHGGLSHDQDLMNSHSPHHNRNAGASLRLHQDLAAASSRSAMVSSMATILDGAGEYRPELSHPLHHAMSMPCDTSPPGMGMNGTYTTLTPLQPLPPISTVSDKFHHPHHHHHHHHHQRLSGNVSGSFTLMRDERGLPAMNNLYSHYHKDMTGMGQSLSPLASSPLGNGLGSLHNTQQNLHNYGTHGHDKMLSSNFDAHTAMLSRGDQHLSRGLGGPTAGMMPHLNGMHHTGHPGHSQSHGPVLASNRDRPPSSSGQPGNNSGQLEEINTKEVAQRITAELKRYSIPQAIFAQRVLCRSQGTLSDLLRNPKPWSKLKSGRETFRRMWKWLQEPEFQRMSALRLAGKTSVQKKGTRPKQGKEQYTKEIPAGFY, from the coding sequence ATGAAGACTGCTTATAACGCCTATCGATGCCTGGCCAAGGATCTGGATGCCTACGCCATGAACCCAGAGATGACAATGGACAGCATTGGCAATCTGCATGGCGGACTGAGCCATGACCAGGACTTGATGAACAGCCACAGCCCCCATCACAACCGGAACGCGGGGGCTTCTTTGCGGTTACATCAGGATCTGGCTGCTGCGTCGTCGCGGTCCGCCATGGTGTCCAGCATGGCAACGATTCTGGACGGAGCCGGAGAGTACCGACCAGAATTATCGCATCCGCTCCATCACGCTATGAGCATGCCGTGTGATACATCCCCACCGGGGATGGGTATGAACGGCACATACACCACGTTAACTCCACTTCAACCGTTACCCCCCATTTCAACCGTTTCGGACAAATTCCACCATCcgcatcaccatcaccatcaccatcaccaccagcgTCTCTCTGGGAACGTAAGCGGGAGTTTCACGCTGATGCGGGACGAGAGGGGTTTACCAGCAATGAACAACCTCTACAGTCACTATCATAAGGACATGACCGGGATGGGTCAGAGTTTATCCCCCCTGGCCAGCAGCCCTCTTGGCAATGGCTTGGGTTCTCTTCATAATACACAGCAAAACCTCCATAACTATGGCACTCATGGGCACGACAAGATGCTAAGCTCCAACTTCGATGCCCACACTGCCATGCTGTCCAGGGGTGATCAACACCTCTCACGAGGCCTCGGTGGCCCCACGGCAGGTATGATGCCGCATTTGAACGGGATGCACCACACCGGGCACCCGGGCCACTCTCAATCCCACGGGCCTGTGTTGGCTTCCAACCGGGACAGACCGCCCTCCTCCTCGGGACAACCAGGTAACAACTCGGGGCAGCTTGAAGAGATCAACACCAAAGAAGTGGCGCAAAGGATCACAGCTGAACTGAAGCGGTATAGCATCCCCCAGGCTATATTCGCTCAGAGGGTGCTGTGTCGCTCGCAAGGCACCCTTTCAGACCTCTTAAGAAACCCCAAACCTTGGAGTAAACTTAAATCTGGAAGGGAGACCTTTCGAAGGATGTGGAAGTGGCTGCAGGAACCCGAGTTTCAGAGGATGTCAGCCCTACGGCTTGCAGGTAAGACAAG